The Fibrobacter sp. genome includes the window GGTAAACGGTCAGACAAAAAAGTATTCTATTGCGGCAATCGCGGTAATTGTAACGGCTGTTGCTCTGGTTTATGCGAACTCTCTCTCCTGTCCTTTTATCTTTGATGATGAGTTCTCGGTTGTTAAAAACGAGTCAATAAGAAAAATCTGGCCTCCCGACCAGATTTTTTCCACTCCAGGTCTTGGAAACCCGGTACAGGGACGCCCGGTTCTTAATCTGTCTTTCGCACTCAATTATGCGATTTCCGGTCTCGATGTGACCGGGTATCATATTGTCAATATCATAATCCATATCCTTGCAGCTTTACTTCTGTTCTTAATTGCCCGGCAAACCCTTCAGAAAGGATTCAGTGACACCCATCTCAGCCGGAACTCAAATTATACAGCGTTAACAATTTCACTTCTCTGGGCACTGCATCCTCTCACCACCAGTACTGTTACCTATATATCACAAAGAGCCGAATCTCTGGTTTCACTCTTTTACCTTTTGACTATTTACCTTGTGATACGATCTTCTGAAGCATCAACACGAAAAAAAAAGATACTCTGGGGCACTTGCGCTGTCGCCGCATGCGCGCTCGGGATGGCCTCAAAAGAGGTCATGATATCTGCTCCGATTATCACCCTCATTTATGATTCACTATTTCTGTCATCGGATGTAAGAAACACTCTCAAGCGAAGATGGCCGCTTTACCTCTCTATGGCAATGACCTGGGGAATTCTGGCATATCTTGTTTCAGGCACGGAGAGCAGAGGAGGAACAGCAGGATTTGGTAATGACAGTACGATAATTATCAGGTACATTCTCACACAGTGCCGGGCTTTGATCCGCTATTTACAGTTAAGCTTCTGGCCATCCGGACTGGTTTTCGATTACGGGACATATATGGTTAAGAGCGCAAATGAGGTATTACCTTTCATAACCCTTACTGTTTTATTGATCATCGCTACAGCAGCCGGTTTTCTCTTCCGTCCAAAGATTGCTTTCGCCGGTATCTTCATTTTTGCAGTTCTTTCACCCAGTTCGAGTCTGGTACCGGTTCTCACTCAGACTGCCGCCGAACACCGCATGTATCTTCCCCTTGCTGCGCTGATTTTCCTTGTCGTATCCGGTATTTCGCATGCCCTTCAGAAAGTATTTGAAAAAGTAAATGCTCTATCCCTGACAAGAATAGCCACTGCAGGAGTGCTTAGCGTCACGCCTGTACTCATTTTAGGAAATCTTACAGTTCAGCGTAACAAAGACTACAAAAGTGAGTTCAGTATATGGCTGGATACCTCCCGAAAGCATCCGAAAAACGCGCGGGCAGCAATGTATATCGGATCGTCGATTCTGAATCGAAATGGCGGAAATATTTCGGACAAAGAGATCTCAGAGGCTATAGAGATGTTTGACAGAGCGATAGCTGCCGATCCGGATTATGCCCTCTCCTATGCAAACCGTGGACTGGCGTTCTACAAGGGAAAGCGGTTTAATGAGGCACTGGAGGATTACAGCAGGGCTATAGAGATGAAACTTGGCAGGGCAGAACTATTCAACAACCGCGGTATACTTCTCGCTGAAATGGGACGGACAGTCGAGGCAATTGAGGACTTCAAGTCTGCAGTAAATCTCGACCCGAAGTTTTCATCAGCACACTGCAATCTGGGATCTGCACACTCAAAAATCGCCGGTGAATATTCAGAACGAAATGAGCTCGAAACTGCAGAGAGAGAATTCAGGGAATCGATTGTCCATTTCACAAATGCACTGTCGGTTGACTCAACGATGGTTCGGGCCCTGCAAGGCAGGGCTGTTAGCTATTCGGTACTGGGAATGCATGCTGAGGCTGCGGATGATTGTTCCAGAATTATAAGGCTGATTCCAGATGACGCGGACGCCTACAGGGACCGGGCAATCTGCTTTTACAATCTCAGGCGATACAATGAGGCATGGAATGATCTGGAAACCTGCAAAAGACTCGGGGGACTGCCAAACCCCGAATTTATCATGATGCTTGCCAGAGAAAGAGCATCCGGAGATTTGAAACCAGCAGTTCCCGGATTTTAAGCTGGGGTTTGTTTTTTCCTGGCTTGAGTCTATCTTATTCCTCTATTTCGATACCGATGCCGATTCCGATACCGACCCCGAAGAGAACATTTGAGGCTTAACTGACATTATAGCCCAGGGAGGCAAGATACTTTTTGAGATCAGGAATCTTTATAGTGCCGAAATGGAAAACCGATGCAGCAAGCAGGATAGTTGCTCCCGCTTCGATTGCTTCCGGAAAGTGCTCCAGTTTTCCAGCGCCTCCTGATGCCACAATCTCTGCATTCACTGCTCTTTTCATGGCACGGATAACAGGCAGATCATACCCGTTTCGCGCCCCGTCACCGGCTTTACTGGTTGGCAGGATTACAGGCGCCCCAAAACCGTCAACCCGTCTGGCCCATTCCACAGCATCGGTACCAGTTGCCGTCCTGCCCCCGTCGATATAAACCTCATACCCTGAAGGCATAGTATCATTTTTATCTACATCGATCGCAACTGTCACCTTGTCCGGCCCAAACTCCCTGACCATCTCTTTTATCAATTCAGGGTTACGGAAAGCGGCACTGCTTGTAGAAACCTTATCGGCACCTGCATTGAGAACATCTTCAGCAGATTTGACGCTGTTAATTCCGCCGCCAACAGTAAAAGGAATCGTCACTGCATCTGCAACCCGTCTCACTACTGCAAGCATTGTCGGACGGTTCTCCACAGTGGCCGTGATATCGAGCATGGCAATCTCATCTGCTCCAGCTTCGCAGTAGGCTTTTGCACACTCCACCGGATCTCCTGCATCCCGTATATCTATAAAATGCACACCTTTAACAACCCGGCCGTTCTGCATATCCAGACAGGGCATAATGCGGATCTTTTTGACATCTGTTTTCATGATTCTGAGATTTCCTGATTTTGACTGTAGAAAAAGGTTTCTGTTTTTTCTGAATCTGTGGATACAAAACCTGAAACTGGAAAATACAACTCCACACGCTTCACAGTAAAGGATAAGAATACCGCACGCACGGCAA containing:
- a CDS encoding tetratricopeptide repeat protein, whose product is MAKKKRYSGKKTDNLPEKKKTGTVNGQTKKYSIAAIAVIVTAVALVYANSLSCPFIFDDEFSVVKNESIRKIWPPDQIFSTPGLGNPVQGRPVLNLSFALNYAISGLDVTGYHIVNIIIHILAALLLFLIARQTLQKGFSDTHLSRNSNYTALTISLLWALHPLTTSTVTYISQRAESLVSLFYLLTIYLVIRSSEASTRKKKILWGTCAVAACALGMASKEVMISAPIITLIYDSLFLSSDVRNTLKRRWPLYLSMAMTWGILAYLVSGTESRGGTAGFGNDSTIIIRYILTQCRALIRYLQLSFWPSGLVFDYGTYMVKSANEVLPFITLTVLLIIATAAGFLFRPKIAFAGIFIFAVLSPSSSLVPVLTQTAAEHRMYLPLAALIFLVVSGISHALQKVFEKVNALSLTRIATAGVLSVTPVLILGNLTVQRNKDYKSEFSIWLDTSRKHPKNARAAMYIGSSILNRNGGNISDKEISEAIEMFDRAIAADPDYALSYANRGLAFYKGKRFNEALEDYSRAIEMKLGRAELFNNRGILLAEMGRTVEAIEDFKSAVNLDPKFSSAHCNLGSAHSKIAGEYSERNELETAEREFRESIVHFTNALSVDSTMVRALQGRAVSYSVLGMHAEAADDCSRIIRLIPDDADAYRDRAICFYNLRRYNEAWNDLETCKRLGGLPNPEFIMMLARERASGDLKPAVPGF
- the hisF gene encoding imidazole glycerol phosphate synthase subunit HisF; this encodes MKTDVKKIRIMPCLDMQNGRVVKGVHFIDIRDAGDPVECAKAYCEAGADEIAMLDITATVENRPTMLAVVRRVADAVTIPFTVGGGINSVKSAEDVLNAGADKVSTSSAAFRNPELIKEMVREFGPDKVTVAIDVDKNDTMPSGYEVYIDGGRTATGTDAVEWARRVDGFGAPVILPTSKAGDGARNGYDLPVIRAMKRAVNAEIVASGGAGKLEHFPEAIEAGATILLAASVFHFGTIKIPDLKKYLASLGYNVS